From a single Sinomonas atrocyanea genomic region:
- the nusG gene encoding transcription termination/antitermination protein NusG, whose product MSEHELEDRGTEHEESAFEPAFSDAAAPVAPAASPDEAGDDEVVSDEAEQAPAEEAEAEEAPAEEAEAEEAPVAEETAHDDAASTGEDVAEGAEAAEEIDPAAAAAKAAEDFRAKLRRQPGDWYVIHSYAGYENRVKSNLETRIQTLDMEDYIFEIQVPMEEVVEIKNAQRKIVNRVRIPGYVLVRMDLTDASWGAVRHTPGVTGFVGNAHNPVPLTLDEVFSMLAPVFEQEQAAEAKAAGKAGQKAQAAPVAVDFEVGESVIVKEGPFETLPATISEIKPESQTLVVLVSIFERETPVTLAFNQVAKI is encoded by the coding sequence GTGTCTGAGCACGAGCTCGAGGATCGCGGGACCGAGCACGAGGAGTCGGCATTCGAGCCGGCCTTCTCCGACGCCGCTGCGCCCGTTGCCCCTGCCGCTTCCCCTGACGAGGCCGGCGACGACGAGGTTGTCTCCGACGAGGCTGAGCAGGCTCCGGCTGAGGAAGCTGAGGCCGAGGAAGCTCCGGCTGAGGAGGCCGAGGCCGAGGAGGCTCCGGTCGCCGAGGAGACCGCGCACGACGACGCCGCCTCCACGGGCGAGGACGTCGCCGAGGGCGCGGAGGCCGCCGAGGAGATCGACCCGGCCGCTGCCGCCGCCAAGGCCGCCGAGGACTTCCGTGCCAAGCTGCGCCGCCAGCCGGGCGACTGGTACGTCATCCACTCCTACGCGGGCTACGAGAACCGCGTGAAGTCGAACCTCGAGACCCGCATCCAGACGCTGGACATGGAAGACTACATCTTCGAGATCCAGGTCCCGATGGAGGAAGTCGTCGAGATCAAGAACGCCCAGCGCAAGATCGTGAACCGGGTCCGCATCCCGGGCTACGTGCTGGTGCGCATGGACCTGACCGACGCCTCGTGGGGCGCCGTCCGCCACACCCCGGGCGTCACCGGCTTCGTGGGCAACGCCCACAACCCGGTCCCGCTGACCCTCGACGAGGTCTTCTCGATGCTCGCCCCGGTGTTCGAGCAGGAGCAGGCTGCCGAGGCGAAGGCCGCAGGCAAGGCCGGCCAGAAGGCCCAGGCCGCGCCGGTCGCCGTGGACTTCGAGGTCGGCGAGTCCGTCATCGTCAAGGAGGGCCCGTTCGAGACCCTCCCGGCGACCATCTCGGAGATCAAGCCCGAGTCGCAGACCCTCGTGGTCCTCGTCTCGATCTTCGAGCGCGAGACCCCCGTGACGCTCGCGTTCAACCAGGTCGCGAAGATCTAG
- a CDS encoding GNAT family N-acetyltransferase, whose translation MSAGYRIERLRLPSRLEGPEAEEFLEFSRLTDAVQRQIWGHEDRCSPPEYRLRVWRDSPYDETALFFARAGGRMAGRAWCRVSLKEDLDRAMVRAEVLDDFSGRGLGRALLDAALEEARRRGRTVADAFTEHPVPASGPAGSGGSPAEDGAVVPSTGTGALRAAERPVRFARAAGFSLNQVVRFSALDLAAHDGGWPALAAAASAKASTEYELMTWEGVPPEHRAGMAELFARMSVDAPQGESWTDAAVWDAERVAALEAMLAEAGTVPLYAVARHRATGEFAAYTALWVRRGKEDVADQDDTLVRAGHRGRSLGMWIKLANLAQYRARYPQAAKVVTFNAEENAHMLAINEAIGFRPAGHDGEWYRSLR comes from the coding sequence ATGAGCGCTGGCTACCGTATCGAGCGGCTGCGCCTGCCCTCGAGGCTCGAGGGGCCGGAGGCCGAGGAGTTCCTGGAGTTCTCGCGCCTCACCGACGCCGTGCAGCGGCAGATCTGGGGGCACGAGGACCGCTGCTCGCCGCCGGAGTACCGGTTGCGGGTCTGGCGGGATTCGCCGTACGACGAGACGGCGCTGTTCTTCGCCCGTGCGGGGGGACGGATGGCCGGGCGCGCCTGGTGCCGGGTCTCGCTCAAGGAGGACCTGGACCGTGCGATGGTGCGCGCCGAGGTCCTGGACGACTTCTCGGGGCGGGGGCTGGGGCGCGCGCTGCTGGACGCGGCCCTCGAGGAGGCACGACGGCGGGGCCGCACCGTCGCGGACGCGTTCACCGAGCATCCCGTCCCCGCCTCCGGTCCGGCCGGCTCCGGCGGCTCCCCGGCCGAGGACGGCGCGGTGGTGCCCTCGACCGGCACCGGCGCCCTGCGGGCAGCCGAGAGGCCGGTGCGCTTCGCCCGCGCGGCCGGGTTCTCGCTGAACCAGGTGGTGCGCTTCAGCGCGCTGGACCTCGCGGCGCACGACGGCGGGTGGCCGGCCCTCGCGGCGGCGGCCTCGGCGAAGGCCTCGACGGAGTACGAACTCATGACCTGGGAGGGGGTCCCGCCCGAGCACCGGGCGGGGATGGCGGAGCTGTTCGCGCGCATGTCCGTGGACGCGCCCCAGGGGGAGTCGTGGACGGACGCCGCGGTCTGGGATGCCGAGCGCGTCGCCGCGCTCGAGGCGATGCTCGCGGAGGCCGGCACGGTGCCGCTGTACGCCGTGGCCCGTCACCGGGCCACGGGGGAGTTCGCCGCGTACACGGCCCTGTGGGTCCGGCGCGGCAAGGAGGACGTGGCCGACCAGGACGACACCCTCGTTCGGGCGGGGCACCGCGGCCGGTCCCTCGGGATGTGGATCAAGCTCGCGAACCTGGCGCAGTACCGCGCCAGGTACCCTCAGGCGGCCAAGGTCGTGACCTTCAATGCCGAGGAGAACGCGCACATGCTAGCCATCAACGAGGCGATCGGCTTCCGCCCCGCGGGCCACGATGGCGAGTGGTACCGGAGCCTGCGGTGA
- the secE gene encoding preprotein translocase subunit SecE — protein MTETASSSSGRPKQARKLGFFGRIALFVRQVIGELRKVVTPTRQELVNYTLVVLGFVIVMMVVVFVLDFLFGIGIGWVFGGTSTTN, from the coding sequence TTGACCGAAACAGCTTCAAGCAGTTCGGGCCGCCCCAAGCAGGCCAGGAAGCTTGGCTTCTTCGGCCGGATCGCGCTCTTTGTCCGGCAGGTGATCGGCGAGCTCCGCAAGGTCGTCACGCCGACCCGTCAGGAGCTGGTGAACTACACGCTCGTGGTGCTGGGGTTCGTCATAGTGATGATGGTGGTCGTGTTCGTCCTCGACTTCCTCTTCGGGATCGGCATCGGCTGGGTCTTCGGCGGGACGTCCACCACCAACTAG
- a CDS encoding LuxR C-terminal-related transcriptional regulator: MSTESGREPVDVVIVDDHTIFRSGLKADLDERVRVVGEAGTVEGAVEAIEQLRPRVVLLDVHLPGGLGGGGREVLTRCAPLLQTVRFLALSVSDAAEDVVSVIRAGARGYVTKTASGREITDAVLRVADGDAVFSPRLAGFVLDAFGTQSVADDELDKLSARELDVMRLIARGYSYKETAKELFISVKTVETHVSAVLRKLQLTNRHELSRWAADRRIW, from the coding sequence ATGAGCACGGAATCGGGGCGGGAGCCGGTGGACGTCGTCATCGTGGACGACCACACCATCTTCCGGTCGGGGCTGAAGGCCGACCTCGACGAGCGCGTGCGCGTGGTGGGCGAGGCCGGGACGGTCGAGGGTGCCGTCGAGGCGATCGAGCAGCTCCGTCCCCGCGTCGTCCTCCTGGACGTCCACCTTCCGGGCGGCCTCGGCGGGGGAGGGCGCGAGGTGCTCACGCGGTGCGCGCCGCTCCTGCAGACGGTGCGCTTCCTCGCGCTCAGCGTCTCCGATGCGGCCGAGGACGTGGTCTCCGTGATCCGCGCCGGGGCCCGCGGCTACGTCACCAAGACCGCCTCGGGCCGCGAGATCACCGACGCCGTGCTGCGCGTCGCGGACGGGGACGCCGTGTTCTCGCCCCGCCTCGCGGGCTTCGTCCTCGACGCGTTCGGCACCCAGTCTGTGGCCGACGACGAGCTCGACAAGCTCTCCGCCCGCGAGCTCGACGTCATGCGGCTCATCGCCCGCGGCTACTCCTACAAGGAGACCGCGAAGGAGCTGTTCATCTCGGTCAAGACGGTCGAGACCCACGTCTCCGCGGTGCTGCGCAAGCTCCAGCTCACCAATCGGCACGAGCTCTCGCGCTGGGCCGCAGACCGCCGCATCTGGTAG
- a CDS encoding pyridoxal phosphate-dependent aminotransferase, translating to MTSARVSQRIGSIAESATLAVDAKAKALKAAGRPVIGFGAGEPDFPTPQYIVDAAIEAARQPRFHRYSPAGGLPELKAAIAAKTKRDSGYEAEASQVLVTNGGKQAVYNTFATLLDPGDEVLLPTPYWTTYPESIRLAGGVPVEVFAGPEQGYLVTVDQLEAALTERTKILLFVSPSNPTGAVYSPEQVKEIGQWAAAKGLWVVTDEIYEHLTYDGVPFTSIATAVPELGDRVVILNGVAKTYAMTGWRVGWMIGPADVIKAATNLQSHATSNVANVSQMAALAAVSGPLDAVEEMKVAFDRRRKTMVSMLSAIEGVNCPTPKGAFYVYPDVRGILGKEIAGIRPATSAELAALILDKAEVAIVPGEAFGPSGFVRLSYALGDDDLAEGVGRIQELLGTAK from the coding sequence ATGACCTCCGCCCGCGTCTCCCAGCGCATCGGATCCATCGCAGAATCCGCCACCCTGGCCGTCGACGCGAAGGCGAAGGCCCTCAAGGCCGCGGGGCGCCCCGTCATCGGCTTCGGCGCCGGCGAGCCCGACTTCCCGACCCCGCAGTACATCGTGGACGCCGCCATCGAGGCCGCCCGCCAGCCGCGCTTCCACCGGTACTCCCCCGCCGGCGGCCTGCCCGAGCTCAAGGCCGCCATCGCCGCGAAGACCAAGCGGGATTCCGGCTACGAGGCCGAGGCGTCCCAGGTGCTGGTCACCAACGGCGGCAAGCAGGCCGTCTACAACACGTTCGCGACCCTGCTCGACCCGGGCGACGAGGTGCTGCTCCCCACTCCGTACTGGACCACCTACCCCGAGTCCATCCGCCTCGCCGGCGGCGTCCCGGTCGAGGTCTTCGCCGGGCCCGAGCAGGGCTACCTCGTCACCGTGGACCAGCTCGAGGCCGCGCTCACCGAGCGCACCAAGATCCTGCTGTTCGTCTCGCCGTCCAACCCCACCGGCGCGGTGTACTCCCCCGAGCAGGTCAAGGAGATCGGCCAGTGGGCTGCCGCGAAGGGCCTGTGGGTGGTCACCGACGAGATCTACGAGCACCTCACCTACGACGGCGTGCCGTTCACCTCGATCGCGACCGCGGTCCCCGAGCTCGGGGACCGGGTCGTGATCCTCAACGGCGTGGCCAAGACGTACGCGATGACCGGCTGGCGCGTGGGCTGGATGATCGGCCCGGCCGATGTCATCAAGGCGGCTACGAACCTCCAGTCGCACGCCACGAGCAACGTCGCGAACGTCTCCCAGATGGCGGCCCTCGCCGCCGTGTCGGGCCCGCTGGACGCCGTGGAGGAGATGAAGGTCGCCTTCGACCGCCGGCGCAAGACGATGGTGAGCATGCTCTCGGCCATCGAGGGCGTGAACTGCCCGACGCCCAAGGGCGCCTTCTACGTCTACCCCGACGTCCGCGGGATCCTCGGCAAGGAGATCGCCGGCATCCGCCCGGCCACCTCGGCCGAGCTCGCGGCGCTCATCCTCGACAAGGCCGAGGTGGCGATCGTCCCCGGCGAGGCCTTCGGGCCGAGCGGGTTCGTGCGCCTCTCCTACGCGCTCGGCGACGACGACCTCGCCGAGGGTGTGGGCCGCATCCAGGAACTCCTCGGGACGGCCAAGTAG
- the rplA gene encoding 50S ribosomal protein L1, with protein sequence MAKRSKAYQAAAEKIEAGKVYSPAEGVALAKEINPSKTDATVEVAFRLGVDPRKADQMVRGTVILPHGTGKTARVVVFATGDKAAAAEAAGADVVGSDDLIERIQGGWTDFDAAVATPELMGKVGRLGKILGPRNLMPNPKTGTVTPDVAKAVNEIKGGKIDFRVDKHSNLHFIIGKTSFDARQLAENYAAALDEVLRLKPSASKGRYIQKATVATTFGPGVQVDPNATKVIIEG encoded by the coding sequence ATGGCAAAGCGCAGCAAGGCATACCAGGCAGCGGCCGAGAAGATCGAGGCCGGCAAGGTGTACTCCCCGGCCGAGGGCGTCGCCCTGGCCAAGGAGATCAACCCGTCGAAGACGGACGCGACGGTTGAGGTCGCGTTCCGCCTCGGCGTCGATCCGCGCAAGGCGGACCAGATGGTCCGCGGCACGGTCATCCTCCCGCACGGCACGGGCAAGACCGCCCGCGTCGTCGTGTTCGCGACCGGCGACAAGGCAGCGGCGGCCGAGGCCGCCGGCGCCGACGTGGTCGGCTCGGACGACCTGATCGAGCGCATCCAGGGCGGCTGGACGGACTTCGACGCCGCCGTGGCCACCCCGGAGCTCATGGGCAAGGTCGGCCGCCTCGGCAAGATCCTCGGCCCGCGCAACCTCATGCCGAACCCGAAGACCGGCACCGTGACCCCGGACGTGGCCAAGGCCGTGAACGAGATCAAGGGCGGCAAGATCGACTTCCGCGTCGACAAGCACTCGAACCTGCACTTCATCATCGGCAAGACCTCGTTCGACGCGCGCCAGCTCGCCGAGAACTACGCGGCCGCGCTCGACGAGGTGCTCCGCCTCAAGCCGTCCGCGTCGAAGGGCCGCTACATCCAGAAGGCCACCGTCGCCACGACGTTCGGCCCCGGCGTCCAGGTCGACCCGAACGCCACCAAGGTGATCATCGAGGGCTGA
- a CDS encoding ATP-binding protein: MNAVPVRPPLVRGDDRLIAGVCSGLARHLGMRTDVVRWIMAVAAVLGGAGIVLYGWLWVMVPTAAEAARRAARRPASHIAPAVSEPVLPPAAPRQAPHAARYAREVLLGVVLLLGAVALGGSLIGVQVPLDTIVPVAAILGGVALAWMQLDEARRERLVRGAGAERWTGWLRLGAGIALVVAGVTLAVSGSQWNVLGMALLASFAVLAGVALVLLPWGLKFWRELGAERAARVREEERAEIAAHLHDSVLQTLALIQRRAGSEADVTRLARAQERELREWLYRDARSGEGTFADRIAALAGEVEDLHGVPIDVVTVGEPEATRTGGTSARDRQDALLQAAREAMLNAVRHGAGPVSVYAETGSDATEVFIKDRGPGFDLEAVPEDRLGVRESIVGRMRRHGGEAAIVSGPDGTEVRLRLPRTEET; this comes from the coding sequence ATGAACGCCGTGCCCGTGCGCCCTCCCCTCGTACGAGGAGACGACCGCCTCATCGCAGGGGTGTGCTCCGGGCTCGCACGGCACCTGGGGATGCGCACCGACGTGGTCCGCTGGATCATGGCCGTCGCCGCGGTCCTCGGCGGCGCGGGGATCGTCCTGTACGGCTGGCTGTGGGTCATGGTGCCCACCGCGGCCGAGGCGGCCCGCCGGGCCGCGCGCCGCCCGGCGTCGCACATCGCGCCCGCGGTGTCCGAGCCGGTCCTCCCGCCGGCGGCCCCCCGCCAGGCCCCGCACGCGGCGCGGTACGCGCGCGAGGTGCTGCTCGGCGTCGTCCTCCTCCTCGGGGCGGTGGCGCTGGGCGGGTCCCTCATCGGGGTCCAGGTGCCGCTGGACACGATCGTGCCCGTTGCCGCCATCCTCGGCGGCGTGGCGCTGGCCTGGATGCAGCTGGACGAGGCGCGGCGCGAGAGGCTCGTCCGCGGCGCCGGCGCCGAGCGCTGGACGGGCTGGCTGCGCCTCGGAGCGGGGATCGCCCTGGTCGTGGCAGGCGTGACCCTGGCCGTGTCGGGCAGCCAGTGGAATGTGCTGGGCATGGCGCTGCTGGCCTCGTTCGCCGTGCTCGCCGGGGTGGCCCTCGTGCTGCTGCCGTGGGGCCTGAAGTTCTGGCGTGAGCTGGGTGCGGAGCGGGCCGCGCGGGTGCGGGAGGAGGAGCGGGCCGAGATCGCCGCGCACCTGCACGACTCGGTCCTGCAGACCCTGGCCCTCATCCAGCGCCGCGCCGGCAGCGAGGCGGACGTGACGCGCCTCGCCCGCGCCCAGGAACGCGAGCTGCGCGAATGGCTCTACCGGGATGCCCGCAGCGGCGAGGGCACCTTCGCGGATAGGATCGCCGCGCTCGCGGGCGAGGTCGAGGACCTGCACGGCGTCCCGATCGACGTCGTCACCGTCGGCGAGCCCGAGGCCACCCGGACCGGCGGCACGTCGGCCCGCGACCGCCAGGACGCCCTCCTGCAGGCCGCCCGCGAGGCGATGCTCAACGCGGTCCGCCACGGCGCGGGCCCCGTCTCGGTCTATGCGGAGACGGGCAGCGACGCCACGGAGGTCTTCATCAAGGACCGGGGCCCCGGCTTCGACCTCGAGGCCGTGCCGGAGGACAGGCTGGGCGTGCGGGAGTCGATCGTCGGGCGCATGCGCCGGCACGGGGGCGAGGCGGCGATCGTGAGCGGACCGGACGGCACCGAGGTGCGGCTGCGGCTGCCGAGGACGGAGGAGACATGA
- the rplK gene encoding 50S ribosomal protein L11, with amino-acid sequence MAPKKKVTGLIKLQIQAGAANPAPPIGPALGQHGVNIMEFCKAYNAATESQRGNVIPVEITVYEDRSFTFITKTPPAAELIKKAAGVQKGSATPHTVKVAKLSDAQVEEIAKTKLEDLNANDVEAAKKIIAGTARSMGITVEG; translated from the coding sequence TTGGCTCCCAAGAAGAAGGTCACCGGCCTCATCAAGCTGCAGATCCAGGCAGGCGCCGCCAACCCGGCCCCGCCGATCGGTCCTGCGCTCGGCCAGCACGGTGTCAACATCATGGAGTTCTGCAAGGCGTACAACGCTGCGACGGAATCCCAGCGTGGCAACGTCATCCCGGTGGAGATCACGGTCTACGAGGACCGCTCCTTCACCTTCATCACCAAGACCCCGCCGGCCGCTGAGCTGATCAAGAAGGCTGCGGGCGTCCAGAAGGGCTCCGCGACCCCGCACACCGTGAAGGTCGCCAAGCTCTCCGACGCCCAGGTCGAGGAGATTGCCAAGACCAAGCTCGAGGACCTCAACGCCAACGACGTCGAGGCCGCGAAGAAGATCATCGCCGGCACCGCCCGCTCCATGGGCATCACCGTCGAGGGCTAA